TATGCAGGTTTCTTAGAAGACGGAACATTATTTGATTCAAGTATCGAAGATGTAAATAAAGCATTTGGAAAATTTGACGCGCAAAGAGCAGAACAAAAAGGATATCAGCCAATTCCGTTTCAGGCAGGACGTAAAGACGGTATGATCCCCGGATTTATTGAAGGTATTGAAAAACTTTCATTTGGAGACAAAGCAGTTCTTTTTATTCCGTCTCATTTGGCTTACGGACAAACAGGTGCAGGAGGCGTTATTCCTCCAAACGCGAATATCATTTTTGAAGTTCAATTATTAGAAAAACCGTAATTATCTCAGTATAATTCATTGACTAAAATTAAAATACGATGAAATTTAAATTTCTATTTTTATTTTGTCTGGCTGTTTTAAATATCCAGGCACAAACCAAGCCGGCAGCAAAACCAGCAGCATCAAAAGCAAAAGCAGTTGCTGCAGCAGATCCTAACGACGGAATATTTGCTACAATTTCTACAACAAAAGGAGACATTGTTTTAGCATTAGAATATGTAAAAACGCCTGTTACAGTGGCTAACTTTATTTCACTTGCAGAAGGAACAAACCCTAATGTAAAAGTGGAAAAATTAAAAGGAAAACCATTTTATGACGGTTTAAAATTCCACCGTGTTATCAACGATTTCATGATTCAGGGAGGCGATCCTGATGGAAATGGTACCGGAGGCCCGGGCTATTCTTTTAGAGATGAATTTGTAGAAGAATTACGTTTTGAAAAAGGCGGTGTTCTGGCAATGGCCAATTCAGGTCCTGCAACTAACGGAAGCCAGTTCTTTATTACACACAAAGATACGCCGTGGTTAAACGGAAAACATACTATTTTTGGACATGTAGTATCCGGAATGGACAATGTAAACAAAATTGTTCAGGATGATATAATGACCAAAATTACGATCACCCGCAAAGGTGCTGCAGCAAAAAAATTCGATGCTGTAAAAGTATTAGCTGATGATGTAAAAAAACAGGAAGCCAAAAAAGAGGAAGCTAAAAAAGTGGTAAAAGCTAAAGCAGATTATTTTGCTGCAACAAAAGCAAAAGCGGTTACTACTCCAACTAACTTAAAATATGTGGTTACTAAAAAAGGAACCGGCGTAAAAGGCGCAGAAGGTTCTACGATTTATTTCCACTACGCCGGATATTTTGAAGACGGAACCCTTTTTGACAGCAGTATGGCCGAAGTCGAAAAAACATACGGAAAATACAATCCTAGCAGAGATGCTCAGGGTGGTTATAAAGCTTTCCCGTTTACTGTTGGTAAAAAAGACGGTATGATCCCGGGATTCATTGAAGCTCTGGATATGATGACAGACGGAGAAAAAGCGATTTTCTTCCTTCCATCTAACTTAGCTTACGGAGAAAAAGGTGCAGGAGGCGTTATTCCGCCAAATGCTACTTTGATTTTCGAAATCGAAACGTATCAGAATCAGCCGAAATAATCATCGTCTGAAATACATATAAGCCGTCAAAATTTAGTTTTTGACGGCTTTTTCGTTTTACTGTAATCTGCTGAATTCTTAAAATTCAACGATTTAAAAACCCGCAATACGTCACAATGATAACGTTTGCGTATATTTTCTACTAATTCCCAAATAAAATAGCGTACCTTTGCCGGCTTATTTTTTTTTAAATACACCGCATAATGTCACAAAATAACGTATTAAAAGGAGTCTTTTTAGTTGCTTTAGGAGCTACAACTTACGGAATGTTAGCTACTTTTGTAAAAATGGCATATTCTGAAGGTTATACAACCGCAGAAGTAACAACCTCACAATTTATTCTGGGCTTAATTGGTATTTTGATTATCAATGCCTTTCAAAAAGTAAAAAATAAAGAAAAAACGGTAAAAGCTTCAAAGAAAAATATTTTTAGTTTAATGCTGGCCGGAACTTCATTAGGAACAACGAGCCTGTTTTATTATCTGGCGGTTAAATATATTCCTGTTTCTATTGGTATCGTTTTATTGATGCAGACAGTCTGGATGGGTGTTTTACTTGAAATGATTCTGGAGAAAAAACTGCCTTCAAAACAAAAAGTTATAGCTGTTTTTATTGTCCTTATCGGAACTGTTCTGGCTACTAATCTTATCAATAATGATATTGTACTGGACTGGAGAGGAATTGCCTGGGGAATTCTGGCTGCGGCATCCTTTACTACTACTATGTTTACCGCTAACAGCGTGGCTACTGAAATTTCTTCTGCACAAAGAAGTTTATTCATGCTTATGGGCGGTGCCGTAATTGTGTTTACATTTGGATTTTTTACTCAGGTTACGCCTTTCAATTTTGCTATTTTCTTCAAATGGGGAATCATTCTGGCCTTATTCGGAACTATTATTCCGCCAATGCTGCTTAATCTAGGTTTTCCTCTTACCGGAATTGGTTTAGGAAGTATTGTTTCTGCCCTTGAACTCCCTGTTTCTGTAATGATGGCTTATATGCTTTTAAATGAAAAAGTTATTCTGTCGCAATGGATAGGAATTGTCCTTATTATTCTTGCCATCATTATAATGAATGTCAACTTCAAACGAAAAATTTAAGATTTTTTATTCCTAATTTAAAAAAGCTGCATTGTAATGCAATAATGGTTAAATTATTTTATAATTTCGTGATAAACAATTAATTATCATGAACTTACCCTGGCATTTATATGTAATGGCGGTATTGTATATACTTGCCGGACTTAACCATTTTCGAAAACCCGGAATGTATATAAAGATCATTCCTCCTTATTTTAAAAACCCTAAATTACTAAATATACTAAGCGGAGCTGCCGAAGTACTTCTCGGCATTCTCCTAACCATCTCTGCTACAAGCCATTTCGCAGCGTGGGGAATCATCATCTTGTTAATTATGATATTTCCTGCGAATTTACACATGTTTCTAAATAAAAAAGCAGGTTTTAGTTTACCAAAATGGATTTTATTTGTACGTTTGCCCTTACAATTAGTTTTGATTTTTTGGGCATATCAGTACACCCTATAGTAATCAAATCTATTAATCTAAATTTATTTTATTATGAAAAAATTGTTTGCAGAGTTCTTCGGAACTTTTTGGCTGGTGTTTGGAGGCTGCGGAAGTGCTCTTTTTGCTGCAGGATACCCGGAATTAGGTATCGGGTTTGCAGGAGTTTCTTTAGCATTTGGTTTAACGGTTTTGACAATGGCATATGCAGTCGGACACATTTCCGGCGGGCATTTTAATCCCGCAGTTTCTATTGGTTTATGGGCAGGCGGCCGATTCCCTGCAAAAGACCTTGTTCCGTACATTATTTCGCAGTGTATTGGTGCAATTGCTGCTGCCGGCACCTTATTTATTATCTGGACAGGTAAAGCGGGAAATGCAATTAATAACACACAGGCAGGCGCCTTTGCTTCAAATGGTTTTGATGCATTTTCTCCTGACGGCTATTCTTTACCTGCTGCATTTTTAGCTGAGTTTGTACTGACATTATTCTTCTTACTGATTATTTTAGGCGCAACAGACAAATTTGCCAATACAAGTTTCTGCGGTATTGTAATTGGTCTTGCTTTAACCTTAATTCATTTAATCAGTATTCCTATTACGAATACTTCTGTAAACCCTGCAAGATCATTATCTCAGGCTATTTTTACAGGAGGCGGACCGCTTACTCAGGTCTGGCTGTTTTGGGCTGCACCAATTCTGGGTGCTGTTGCTGCCGGTTTTATTTACAAAACATTACTTCAAAAACAATCAGAAGATTAATCTTAAACTAACGCATAAAAAATGGCATTTTTATATTTTCTCCTTATAGGAGCTATTTCAGGCTGGCTGGCCGGACAAATTTGGAAAGGTGCAGGCTTTGGTCTGCTTGGCAATATAATCGTTGGAATCATTGGTGGTTTTATCGGCGGCTGGATTGCCGGTAAACTGGGCATTGGAGGCGGCGGGCTTCTTTGGCAGATTTTAATTGCTGTTGGAGGCGCATGGCTGCTGTTATTCATAATAAGTCTGCTCAAAAAATAGCAATTATTTTAGTAACTAATTCATTTTTAAAGAGAAAATCAAATATATTTATATTCGGTTTTCTCTTTTTCTTTGGATAAAAACCGAAAAAAGAAACCTTATTTCACTCAAATATCTATTGATCATGGACGAAATTATTTCTTATTTCAGCACTATTCCGTCTTCTCACAGGAGCTTAATTTTGGTTGGAGGTATTACTATTTTCTGGCTTATCGAAAATACCTTTCCTTTATTTCAAATGCAGTACAGGAAATGGCATCATGCCGGCATCAATATTTTCTTTACTGCCACCACTATTATAGTCAACTTTGTTCTGGCTTTTATTTTAATTAAAACCGCAGACTGGACTACTGAACATCATTTTGGACTTTTGAACTGGATTCCTGAAATTCCGGTCTGGCTTTACACTATTACCGGGCTTCTTTTATTGGATTTAATTGGAGCTTATCTGGCTCATTTAGTAGAACATAAAGTAAAATTTCTCTGGCGTTTCCATCTCATCCATCATACAGATACCTGGATAGATACAACAAGTGCAAACAGGCATCATCCGGGAGAAAGCGTGATTCGGTTTATTTTTACCACTTTAGGTGTTTTGATTGTGGGCAGTCCAATGTGGATGGTTTTTCTTTATCAGTCCCTTTCTGTTGTTTCCTCACAGTTCAATCATGCCAATATTTCACTGCCCGATAAACTGGATCTTTTCCTGAGTTATTTTATTGTTTCGCCAAATATGCATAAAGTACACCATCATTATGTCCTGCCGTATACAGACAGTAATTACGGCAATATTTTTTCAGTTTGGGATAGATTGTTCGGCACTTTTACTTCACTTCCAAAAGAAGAGATAATTTACGGTGTCGACACGCATATGCTGCCGGAAGAAAACAATAAATTGAAAAATTTACTGCAAATTCCATTTCAAAAATCGAGATCAGCAAAAAACCTTAAAAATCAATAAAAAAAGTGTTCAGGAGCGAACCAACTAATTATTTTTTTTATTAATATTGGTATATAAAATGAAAATCAATCTATTAAACATTAACCCTCTATTTTGAATTAATTTTCACGAGATGAAAAAGAGTAACCGCAAAGAGTTGAACTGGGAACAAACGGAACGATTAGTTTCGCTAGCCCTGGAAGAAAGAAATCCATTTGAAATTATAAAAAAAGAATTTGGATTGGCAGAAAAAGAAGTTCTTGAAATAATGAAGAAGAAAATGCCTCTTGAAAAATTTGAGATGTGGAAAAAGAAAGCTATTGCAAACAAACCAAAACCAAAACCAGTTAAAATTGATGACTTTGATGAAGATCTGGATGGAAAATATTATATAAAAAACAAATTTGACTAAGACAAAACTCCTGAATATCAGGAGTTTTTTTTTATATATTTATTTCTTTGTAACTTTTTTATTTTTTTGATGTCATATACACATAACTAAACGTAAACAAATGAGAAAAATACTTTACACCCTTGCACTTGCAGTAACATTTTGGAGCTGTAAAACGGGGAGTTCTTCGGGAACCGAAAAAAATATCGTTCAAGTCAACATTGACCTTGTTGATGTAAAAGATGATAAAGTTTTGGTGACAGTAACCCCTCCGCCTATTAAAACCGATGAGATCGTTTACAGTATTCCTAAAACGGTTCCGGGAACCTATTCAACAGATAACTACGGAAAGTTTTCTGAAGATTTTAAAGCGTTTGATGCTAAAGGAAATGCACTTACAGTAAAAAGACTTGACGATAATTCGTGGTCTATCTCAAATGCCAAGACCTTAAAAAAAATCACTTATTTGGTAAATGATACTTTTGATACTGAAAAAGGCACCGGATTTGGCAACGACGACGTTTTCTCGCCGGCGGGAACCAACATTAAGGCAGGAGAAAATTTCATGGTAAATACACATGGTTTTGTGGGGTATTTTCAGGACAAATTAGAAATTCCGTATAAAGTTACCATTACGCATCCTGAAACGCTTTGGGGCGCTACATCAATGACAGATGAAGATCCAAGCAAAACAACTGATGTTTTTTCTACTACGCGTTACGCTGTTTTGGTTGAAAACCCAATTATGTATTCTAAACCGGATTACACGACTTTTAATGTAAATGGAATGGATATCCTGATTGCTGTGTATTCACCAACAGGAAAATTTACAGCCGAAAGCATCACACCGGAAATGAAAACAATGATGACGGCTCAGAAAAACTTTTTAGGAAAAGTAAATTCAAATAAAAAATATACCGTTTTATTGTACTTGTCGAGTATGGCAAAAGACGATGCGCACGGATTTGGAGCTTTGGAACACCCTACTTCGACCACCGTAGTTCTTCCTGAAAGCATGCCGAAAGAAAAACTGGTTGAATCGATGAAAGATGTGGTTTCTCATGAGTTTTTCCACATTGTAACACCTTTGACCATTCACTCAAAAGAAATCCAGTATTTTGACTATAATGC
This portion of the Flavobacterium gelatinilyticum genome encodes:
- a CDS encoding EamA family transporter, translating into MSQNNVLKGVFLVALGATTYGMLATFVKMAYSEGYTTAEVTTSQFILGLIGILIINAFQKVKNKEKTVKASKKNIFSLMLAGTSLGTTSLFYYLAVKYIPVSIGIVLLMQTVWMGVLLEMILEKKLPSKQKVIAVFIVLIGTVLATNLINNDIVLDWRGIAWGILAAASFTTTMFTANSVATEISSAQRSLFMLMGGAVIVFTFGFFTQVTPFNFAIFFKWGIILALFGTIIPPMLLNLGFPLTGIGLGSIVSALELPVSVMMAYMLLNEKVILSQWIGIVLIILAIIIMNVNFKRKI
- a CDS encoding DUF2805 domain-containing protein is translated as MKKSNRKELNWEQTERLVSLALEERNPFEIIKKEFGLAEKEVLEIMKKKMPLEKFEMWKKKAIANKPKPKPVKIDDFDEDLDGKYYIKNKFD
- a CDS encoding GlsB/YeaQ/YmgE family stress response membrane protein, with protein sequence MAFLYFLLIGAISGWLAGQIWKGAGFGLLGNIIVGIIGGFIGGWIAGKLGIGGGGLLWQILIAVGGAWLLLFIISLLKK
- a CDS encoding peptidase M61 codes for the protein MRKILYTLALAVTFWSCKTGSSSGTEKNIVQVNIDLVDVKDDKVLVTVTPPPIKTDEIVYSIPKTVPGTYSTDNYGKFSEDFKAFDAKGNALTVKRLDDNSWSISNAKTLKKITYLVNDTFDTEKGTGFGNDDVFSPAGTNIKAGENFMVNTHGFVGYFQDKLEIPYKVTITHPETLWGATSMTDEDPSKTTDVFSTTRYAVLVENPIMYSKPDYTTFNVNGMDILIAVYSPTGKFTAESITPEMKTMMTAQKNFLGKVNSNKKYTVLLYLSSMAKDDAHGFGALEHPTSTTVVLPESMPKEKLVESMKDVVSHEFFHIVTPLTIHSKEIQYFDYNAPKMSEHLWMYEGVTEYFANLFQINQGLIDEAEFYTRIADKIEQSKSLDDKMSFTVMSKNVLEQPYKDQYLNVYQKGALIGMCIDIIIREKSGGERGILDLMGKLASEYGVEKPFNDEELFAKITSLTYPEVGDFLNKYVKGTTPIPYDEYLAKVGVTKASEKKPGNAFIKGQTPYISVDKNTKEILVRPEFEGTEFFKNLKLKGGDIIVSVNNKPYSLDNIYDLIGESENWKENDPITLKIKRGGKEETIKGTVKLPFEESETFKATDASKEKLKNAWLKG
- a CDS encoding sterol desaturase family protein, translated to MDEIISYFSTIPSSHRSLILVGGITIFWLIENTFPLFQMQYRKWHHAGINIFFTATTIIVNFVLAFILIKTADWTTEHHFGLLNWIPEIPVWLYTITGLLLLDLIGAYLAHLVEHKVKFLWRFHLIHHTDTWIDTTSANRHHPGESVIRFIFTTLGVLIVGSPMWMVFLYQSLSVVSSQFNHANISLPDKLDLFLSYFIVSPNMHKVHHHYVLPYTDSNYGNIFSVWDRLFGTFTSLPKEEIIYGVDTHMLPEENNKLKNLLQIPFQKSRSAKNLKNQ
- a CDS encoding DoxX family protein, whose product is MNLPWHLYVMAVLYILAGLNHFRKPGMYIKIIPPYFKNPKLLNILSGAAEVLLGILLTISATSHFAAWGIIILLIMIFPANLHMFLNKKAGFSLPKWILFVRLPLQLVLIFWAYQYTL
- a CDS encoding peptidylprolyl isomerase, with the protein product MKFKFLFLFCLAVLNIQAQTKPAAKPAASKAKAVAAADPNDGIFATISTTKGDIVLALEYVKTPVTVANFISLAEGTNPNVKVEKLKGKPFYDGLKFHRVINDFMIQGGDPDGNGTGGPGYSFRDEFVEELRFEKGGVLAMANSGPATNGSQFFITHKDTPWLNGKHTIFGHVVSGMDNVNKIVQDDIMTKITITRKGAAAKKFDAVKVLADDVKKQEAKKEEAKKVVKAKADYFAATKAKAVTTPTNLKYVVTKKGTGVKGAEGSTIYFHYAGYFEDGTLFDSSMAEVEKTYGKYNPSRDAQGGYKAFPFTVGKKDGMIPGFIEALDMMTDGEKAIFFLPSNLAYGEKGAGGVIPPNATLIFEIETYQNQPK
- the aqpZ gene encoding aquaporin Z; translation: MKKLFAEFFGTFWLVFGGCGSALFAAGYPELGIGFAGVSLAFGLTVLTMAYAVGHISGGHFNPAVSIGLWAGGRFPAKDLVPYIISQCIGAIAAAGTLFIIWTGKAGNAINNTQAGAFASNGFDAFSPDGYSLPAAFLAEFVLTLFFLLIILGATDKFANTSFCGIVIGLALTLIHLISIPITNTSVNPARSLSQAIFTGGGPLTQVWLFWAAPILGAVAAGFIYKTLLQKQSED